The following coding sequences are from one Anabas testudineus chromosome 16, fAnaTes1.2, whole genome shotgun sequence window:
- the LOC113169860 gene encoding transmembrane protein 65-like yields the protein MLPCLQRVLRPALTLRAGTRLPSAGLSNHPAPATARLAPEPPLSTLVQRCNLGTHPLKEPVEPLNSPRGAKEFIYSLHPSERTCLLRELHRFESIAIAQGQLDIAPPTAAQLRYVLLHNAIPFVGFGFLDNCIMIVAGTQIELSIGVVLGISTMAAAALGNLVSDLAGLGLAGYVEALASRLGMQIPDLSPKQADMWQTRVSAHMGKAIGVGIGCILGMFPLLFFKDDDEKKEGQKEAKEKTQPPPAATESSKN from the exons ATGCTGCCCTGCCTGCAGAGAGTCCTGCGACCCGCCCTCACTCTGAGAGCCGGGACTAGGCTGCCCTCAGCCGGACTCAGCAACCATCCAGCCCCCGCCACGGCACGGCTCGCTCCGGAGCCGCCGCTCTCCACGCTGGTGCAGCGGTGTAACCTGGGCACACACCCGCTGAAGGAGCCCGTGGAGCCCCTCAACTCGCCCCGGGGAGCCAAGGAGTTTATTTATAGCCTGCACCCGTCCGAGCGCACCTGTCTGCTGCGAGAGTTACACAGGTTCGAGTCCATAGCTATAGCTCAAG GGCAGCTGGATATTGCACCACCTACTGCAGCACAGTTAAGATACG TTCTGCTGCACAATGCAATCCCTTTCGTCGGCTTTGGATTCCTGGACAACTGCATCATGATCGTTGCA gGCACACAGATCGAGTTGTCCATCGGCGTGGTCCTCGGCATTTCAACCATGGCGG CTGCTGCCCTTGGCAACCTGGTGTCCGATCTGGCAGGACTGGG aCTGGCAGGTTACGTGGAGGCCTTGGCATCTCGGCTGGGGATGCAGATTCCTGACCTGAGCCCAAAACAGGCCGACATGTGGCAGACCAGAGTCAGCGCCCACATG GGTAAAGCCATCGGGGTTGGCATCGGCTGTATCCTCGGCatgtttcctcttctgttcttcAAGGACGACGACGAGAAGAAAGAAGGCCAGAAGGAGGCGAAGGAGAAAACGCAGCCGCCGCCTGCTGCGACGGAGAGCAGCAAAAACTGA